Proteins from a genomic interval of Bacteroidota bacterium:
- a CDS encoding DegT/DnrJ/EryC1/StrS family aminotransferase: MIHVTRSFLPPIEKYQAYLQEIWQRAHLTNNGPILTELEEKLKHYFQANHFLFLNNGTSALQIAIKGLELKGEIITTPFSYVATTSSIVWENCKPVFADIDEKTLTISPTEIERCITAKTSAILATHVYGIPCHIEAIEKIAKKYNLKVVYDAAHAFGVKYKGVPLVNYGDASTLSFHATKLFHTVEGGAIITNDEQNAHRFSYMRNFGHKGQEDFWGLGINAKNSEFHAAMGLCVFPYIEEIIKKRKELSEQYDELLLSGGLNIRRPEIPAETEYNYAYYPIVLENEKTLLHIRDALNAEFIYPRRYFYPSLSTLNYVKKYSVPVSEDISRRALCLPLYFELENEQVKRICQIIRQVIRFKS, translated from the coding sequence ATGATTCACGTTACTAGGTCTTTTCTTCCTCCGATTGAAAAATACCAAGCCTATCTCCAGGAGATATGGCAGCGCGCACATCTGACCAACAACGGACCAATTTTGACGGAGTTGGAGGAGAAGTTGAAACATTACTTTCAGGCAAATCATTTTTTATTTCTGAATAATGGTACTTCGGCTTTACAAATCGCCATAAAAGGTTTAGAGTTGAAGGGGGAGATTATTACGACGCCGTTTTCGTACGTTGCCACTACGTCTTCCATTGTTTGGGAGAATTGCAAACCGGTCTTTGCAGATATAGATGAAAAGACCTTAACTATCAGCCCCACTGAAATTGAGCGATGTATTACCGCTAAGACATCTGCTATCCTCGCTACCCATGTTTATGGTATTCCTTGCCATATTGAAGCCATTGAAAAAATAGCCAAGAAGTATAACCTGAAGGTAGTCTATGATGCGGCGCACGCATTTGGTGTTAAGTATAAGGGAGTTCCATTGGTGAACTATGGCGACGCCTCTACACTCAGTTTTCATGCGACTAAACTATTTCACACAGTTGAGGGTGGTGCCATCATTACAAATGATGAACAGAACGCCCACCGATTCTCTTATATGCGCAATTTTGGACATAAAGGACAAGAAGACTTTTGGGGTTTGGGAATTAACGCAAAGAACTCTGAGTTTCATGCCGCAATGGGTTTGTGTGTATTTCCCTATATTGAAGAAATAATCAAGAAGAGGAAGGAATTGTCAGAACAGTATGATGAACTGCTTCTATCCGGAGGGCTAAATATACGGAGGCCCGAAATACCTGCTGAAACAGAATACAATTATGCGTACTATCCTATTGTTCTTGAAAACGAAAAGACTCTGCTGCATATTCGTGATGCATTGAATGCTGAGTTTATCTATCCTCGTCGCTATTTTTATCCCAGTCTTTCAACGCTTAATTACGTCAAGAAATACAGCGTCCCGGTCAGCGAAGATATTTCCAGAAGAGCCTTATGTTTACCTCTTTACTTCGAGTTGGAAAACGAACAGGTTAAACGCATCTGTCAAATAATTCGTCAGGTTATCCGGTTCAAATCCTAA
- a CDS encoding NAD(P)-binding protein yields MEAKYDYDVVVAGAGPAGLSVAAELSKDFKVLVFDRRLSAIPGATWYSYEDRMITYGLEEAIANRCSSLIYESPNHRHEMKDDCIVVDEKAVFEIWQKRILDNKGEIKRMKLVSCSSDKDGVVVHADKQHIRARLLIDCTGIGSPILRKHRLVKHINSWVCYGYSLLAENVNADQIHFAPLNDEINTYVGIHPTSATEVNFYVFVNVENEVGDSSKLKQSFEMAREKYFPNAKKQRLIEGKIISGELKRYALDHVVFFGEAGMLTPPGIGMGFNEILVQHRPFTEGIAHLMRTNRLRASHLQKLSLSLRDKETINFQRIIGKFSYYFNFEPSKYDGGVQWLNKMGHDSKYWMRNEINMAWIKSGVINLNNIFTLKEVLRVMPAKDFLFIAKHFLRFLNNALSVEIRNYRGK; encoded by the coding sequence ATGGAAGCGAAGTATGATTATGATGTTGTAGTAGCTGGCGCGGGGCCGGCGGGGCTGTCGGTTGCGGCTGAATTGAGTAAGGATTTTAAGGTGTTGGTGTTTGATCGTCGCCTTTCTGCTATTCCGGGGGCTACTTGGTATAGTTATGAGGATCGGATGATTACTTATGGATTGGAAGAGGCAATTGCGAATCGTTGTTCGTCGTTAATATATGAGTCGCCGAACCATCGGCACGAGATGAAGGATGATTGCATTGTGGTGGATGAGAAGGCGGTATTTGAAATATGGCAAAAGCGAATATTGGATAATAAGGGGGAGATAAAGCGGATGAAGCTGGTGTCGTGTTCTTCGGATAAGGATGGGGTGGTGGTTCACGCAGATAAGCAGCATATACGCGCCCGGTTGCTGATTGATTGTACGGGAATTGGTTCGCCTATTTTGCGCAAACATCGGCTCGTGAAACATATCAATTCGTGGGTGTGTTATGGATATTCGCTTTTGGCCGAGAATGTGAATGCGGATCAGATTCACTTTGCGCCTTTGAATGATGAGATCAACACGTATGTTGGGATACATCCCACCTCGGCGACGGAAGTGAACTTTTATGTCTTCGTGAATGTTGAAAATGAAGTGGGCGATAGTTCAAAGCTGAAGCAGAGTTTTGAGATGGCGCGCGAAAAATATTTTCCCAATGCGAAGAAGCAAAGGCTGATAGAAGGAAAAATAATTTCGGGAGAATTGAAACGCTATGCTTTGGATCATGTGGTGTTTTTTGGCGAAGCGGGCATGTTGACTCCGCCGGGAATTGGTATGGGTTTCAATGAGATATTGGTACAACATCGTCCCTTCACCGAAGGGATTGCGCACTTGATGCGCACCAACCGGCTTCGAGCAAGCCATCTCCAAAAGCTTTCGCTGAGTCTGCGAGATAAAGAAACCATCAACTTCCAGCGAATCATCGGTAAGTTTTCATACTACTTCAACTTTGAGCCGTCGAAATATGATGGAGGTGTTCAATGGTTAAACAAGATGGGCCACGATAGCAAGTATTGGATGCGGAACGAGATAAATATGGCTTGGATAAAAAGTGGAGTTATTAATCTGAACAATATTTTTACGCTAAAGGAAGTGCTAAGGGTGATGCCCGCTAAAGATTTTTTGTTTATAGCAAAGCATTTCCTCCGCTTTCTAAACAATGCGCTCTCCGTTGAAATCAGGAATTATCGAGGCAAATAA
- a CDS encoding PorP/SprF family type IX secretion system membrane protein, translating into MKRIIPTLLLSLTLFCASAQDPHLSQFYMAPMYLNPALTGAFDGCYRLTGLFRSQWGSVLRSEQVPMYRTYTFSADFRTNRGFGKKDAFGFGAHFLSDKAGESRFGYTIGGLGLAYHKSLNSKGTNYLALGFSSQIFYQSIDYSRLQFGSQWDGNSYNALLPTNEFLVDNNKLYWDVNAGLLWYMKLSKRTNVYLGASAYHINRPNISFLGDRNVRLNMKFAGHGGIIFPIKGRFDLQPKFIFMMQGKSMELMIATDVRVLFEEREPNGAAFRFGAMMRLVGGDASAPWKDKAINAESVVLTAGVDWLGFNLGLGYDINVSKLISGTRSYGGFEIGLTYIGKCKKRGPSTIYCPKF; encoded by the coding sequence ATGAAAAGAATTATACCCACGCTGCTATTGTCACTGACGCTTTTCTGCGCCTCAGCACAGGACCCGCACTTATCGCAATTCTATATGGCACCCATGTATTTGAACCCGGCATTGACGGGGGCTTTTGATGGCTGCTATCGTTTAACAGGATTATTCCGCAGCCAATGGGGCTCGGTGTTGCGCAGCGAGCAGGTGCCGATGTATCGCACCTATACCTTCTCTGCCGATTTCCGCACCAACCGCGGCTTTGGAAAGAAAGATGCCTTTGGTTTTGGCGCTCATTTCTTGAGCGATAAAGCCGGTGAATCCCGCTTTGGTTATACCATCGGAGGTTTGGGTCTGGCTTATCATAAATCATTAAACAGTAAAGGCACCAACTATCTGGCACTGGGATTCAGTTCACAGATTTTTTATCAAAGCATTGACTATTCCCGATTACAATTTGGCAGTCAGTGGGATGGAAACAGCTACAATGCCTTGTTGCCTACCAACGAATTTTTGGTGGATAACAACAAACTGTATTGGGACGTGAACGCCGGTTTGCTTTGGTACATGAAATTGAGCAAAAGGACGAATGTGTATTTAGGAGCTTCGGCATATCACATCAACCGTCCGAACATTTCTTTTCTCGGCGACCGCAATGTTCGCCTCAACATGAAATTTGCCGGTCACGGAGGAATTATTTTTCCGATAAAAGGAAGATTTGATCTACAGCCGAAATTTATCTTCATGATGCAGGGAAAATCTATGGAGTTGATGATTGCTACCGATGTTCGCGTACTCTTTGAAGAAAGAGAACCGAATGGAGCAGCCTTCCGTTTTGGCGCGATGATGCGCTTGGTGGGCGGCGACGCAAGTGCCCCTTGGAAAGACAAAGCTATCAATGCAGAATCCGTAGTGCTGACTGCCGGAGTAGATTGGTTAGGTTTTAATTTGGGATTAGGTTATGATATTAACGTCTCTAAACTAATCAGCGGCACTCGTTCTTACGGTGGATTTGAAATCGGCCTTACCTATATTGGCAAATGCAAGAAGAGAGGACCTTCGACCATCTACTGTCCAAAGTTTTAG
- a CDS encoding T9SS type A sorting domain-containing protein — translation MSQLVRDTFGFLLLLFSTHTYAVTKTSVATGNWSDSAIWSPGGVPASGDDVVIHGGNVVTIDSVFTCRNLDVSDATSGTTTLKIITAGCGMTITGDLRINPNNRASTIVLDAGPGVVNVSGTFSTWGTAGTNSFRIGLGGVLTFAPAVTISASTQYITFYAAGTVNFNSSFTDNYNRLTTYAACIVNFKSSYTVNTTSASWAAKGTAYFSSTGSITPNTNLTLYAVVFNSTARTTLNDSAGTVIIGGLVTLSSGAVFTCRKDIEVNGAWTNNGGTFSATGKTVTFNTGVIISGSAATTFPNIKIGQESSAATKAITMNNNNSCTGLSFSSAARARTLTISTGVTLTINGDLTINQNTGNYPNTLSVNAGNCLVSGNLIFTGTDNTASQYGKIGITSGAFTLNGNVTWMNNTAVVTEVITVSTGSLIFNSSVTMGDGTGTVSVTGAGVVNFNGTTAPSFTFGGASTAPVFTTAAGSTINFAKGFTNNTNTLTFYSTSTVVFTGNGAITPNANITFGKVTLNTNDTLNAGAGYVKVAGVFTLASGSSFITNKSFELTGNWVNNGGTLDAANDTIFLNGTAQTISGTSSTSFTTLQMGTASAITVVCTMNNSNTCTNLTFSTFTKGRTLSLGTGSILTINGDLNMNQATAAVTNYLNINTGTCILNGNLIFTGTVNTTTYACKVAVTTGSFTLNGDITWMSNTVVATEVISVTTGTLTFANSLTMGQGSGTITVSGAATVNFNGTSAPSLNFGGAVTSPIFTTAANCTINFYAGFTNNSVAFTFKYPSTVAFTGNGTVTSNAAITFSSIQINSGATMTLGGNIYIKGNWTDLGTFVPSTYITNFNAVSPNIQTISRVGGETFSSLTASVTGATLFLANNIMVTSLFTMGGHGINLNGNTLTLGDNASASLTRTAGIAYGGTWKRWFPASAITSSSGAYLGLFPIGTSTDYRPIAINTTVSPTTAGYVMATHVSATSITLVTYTDNEGHNIQDISDMNSTLSTSDLAGGTYKIDMYFTGFMNAGVTTDLKLETYTGATMGSAGTSAATTGTVINPTVKRTLLTVADLNNVWVIGSKNLASTPLRQFYFSRKTGNWNDVTIGAGTWSYTPGGAGASCDCTPSGTGYAIINSGHTVTITSNASIDYIEINSGGTLKDNGTATLTVNRDIRLSGTGTFNNSSSWTITGGMYLDSTSATTSTGTITINGDLNIPAAAIYTQTSGTLNLVGDGMIDGTIVVSTATVSLSGSSTVLSGNGAFISTGTSTFNMSNNREISVGSNLTIGSAATPVTFAITGAKTMTNYGTVKIYGNLTGTVAGSTWLNAANSSLEVTGSLLTTGTLNVSSSPNTVKYSGTGSQTIKAPASTYYRLVTSNSGTKSLPANIAIDDAVTIQDSSILDMITYVLTGSADLNMTGNSELKLQRSTNGTYPGLTGDFNLSGGTVTINQTANTATLAPARYHHVKFTGSRPYDISGVANIDGNFTVQGSSTLINNMELTVGGIFTYASSATTTLNDDLHTGGITLSAGTLADGGNTISITDTAGWENNGGTYSTTGLAIFSGLVPQKIKGNTSTTFNALEINNPSGVTLSLSGSASAIVSDALILAKGLLTTTTEQKLIMLNGSTASGGSDIAYINGPMVKVGNDDFVFPIGGGGRWRRVGISEISDSLTEVTAEYFPRAYSNLTPIVPPLYNISDREYWNVSREISSDSIKLTLFWEDVIQSDGWECDHITVAHWKDNQWIDEPAKVVSGSSCNLGGKGSIQTIGYVNSFSPFTLGGYTLHALPIELVSFNAMPQNNFVQAKWTTALEINNDYFTLERSEDAVHFEEAGQVEGAGNSTTEIAYEFTDEHPFYGTSYYRLKQTDFDGQYTYSNIVSVTMKNESRFTLYPNPTQGDIYLGITHPSDKINVQIYDLNGQKVMSEIFDGETETSVQTLSIHVNHLLPPGIYFVKISTGDSNATEKMIVQ, via the coding sequence TTGAGTCAATTAGTAAGAGACACGTTTGGTTTTCTCTTGCTTTTATTCTCCACCCATACTTATGCGGTTACTAAAACCTCTGTTGCTACAGGCAACTGGAGTGACTCGGCAATCTGGAGCCCGGGCGGCGTGCCGGCTTCGGGGGATGATGTGGTGATTCACGGTGGAAATGTGGTAACGATAGATAGTGTTTTCACTTGTCGTAATTTGGATGTCAGCGATGCGACTTCCGGAACTACTACTTTAAAAATTATTACAGCAGGATGCGGTATGACCATAACGGGCGATCTGCGCATCAATCCCAACAACAGGGCAAGCACCATTGTGCTGGATGCAGGGCCTGGTGTGGTCAATGTTTCAGGTACCTTCAGCACCTGGGGAACAGCCGGAACTAATTCATTTAGAATCGGATTAGGCGGTGTGCTCACCTTTGCTCCCGCCGTTACAATATCCGCATCCACCCAATACATCACATTTTATGCTGCTGGAACGGTTAATTTTAATTCCTCTTTCACAGATAACTATAACAGGTTAACCACCTATGCCGCCTGTATAGTGAATTTCAAAAGTTCTTATACGGTGAATACAACTAGTGCCAGTTGGGCAGCTAAAGGCACGGCCTATTTTTCAAGTACCGGCAGCATTACACCAAACACCAACCTTACGCTGTATGCCGTGGTGTTTAATTCAACCGCCAGAACCACACTAAACGATAGCGCGGGAACGGTAATTATAGGTGGACTGGTTACACTGTCTTCCGGTGCTGTGTTTACTTGCCGCAAAGATATAGAGGTGAACGGTGCCTGGACCAATAATGGAGGTACTTTTAGTGCTACCGGCAAGACGGTCACTTTTAATACGGGTGTTATCATTAGCGGCTCGGCTGCAACGACTTTTCCAAATATCAAAATAGGACAAGAAAGCAGTGCGGCGACCAAGGCTATCACTATGAACAATAATAATTCGTGTACGGGTCTTTCGTTCAGCAGCGCTGCACGAGCGCGAACACTGACTATTTCGACGGGTGTTACCTTGACGATTAACGGGGATTTAACCATCAATCAGAATACAGGTAATTATCCCAACACCCTATCGGTGAATGCAGGAAATTGTTTGGTGAGCGGAAACCTCATTTTTACCGGAACGGACAATACCGCAAGCCAGTATGGAAAAATAGGGATAACCAGCGGAGCTTTTACCTTGAACGGAAATGTCACCTGGATGAATAATACGGCAGTAGTCACTGAAGTGATTACGGTAAGCACCGGAAGTCTTATCTTTAATAGTTCTGTAACGATGGGTGATGGCACCGGAACCGTATCTGTAACCGGCGCCGGTGTAGTTAACTTTAACGGCACCACTGCACCCTCATTTACTTTTGGCGGCGCATCAACGGCTCCGGTATTTACTACCGCAGCCGGATCAACAATCAACTTTGCCAAAGGCTTTACCAACAATACAAACACGCTTACTTTCTACTCAACCAGTACGGTAGTCTTTACCGGTAACGGGGCAATTACTCCAAACGCCAATATTACTTTTGGAAAAGTGACGCTCAACACGAATGATACCTTAAATGCCGGAGCAGGGTATGTAAAAGTAGCGGGAGTTTTTACGCTTGCTTCAGGCTCTTCATTTATAACAAATAAAAGTTTTGAACTGACAGGGAACTGGGTTAATAACGGAGGAACGCTCGATGCCGCAAATGATACCATTTTTCTAAACGGTACCGCTCAAACTATCAGCGGCACCTCCTCTACTTCCTTTACTACCCTTCAAATGGGCACTGCTTCTGCTATTACGGTGGTATGCACCATGAATAACAGCAATACCTGTACTAACCTGACATTCTCTACGTTTACCAAAGGGCGAACGTTGTCATTAGGAACAGGATCCATATTGACCATCAACGGAGATTTGAACATGAATCAGGCTACTGCAGCGGTTACCAATTACCTGAATATAAACACCGGCACTTGTATCCTGAATGGGAATCTAATTTTCACCGGCACCGTTAATACCACTACTTATGCCTGTAAGGTAGCAGTCACTACGGGCTCATTTACGTTAAATGGAGATATTACCTGGATGAGCAATACCGTTGTTGCTACGGAGGTAATCAGCGTCACCACCGGTACATTGACCTTTGCCAATTCATTAACCATGGGGCAAGGCTCGGGTACCATAACAGTATCCGGTGCGGCCACGGTGAATTTTAACGGCACTTCTGCTCCCTCTCTAAATTTCGGAGGCGCAGTCACCAGCCCGATATTTACCACCGCAGCAAATTGTACAATTAATTTTTATGCCGGATTTACTAATAATTCTGTTGCATTTACTTTTAAATATCCCAGCACTGTGGCATTTACCGGCAACGGAACGGTCACTTCTAATGCAGCGATAACGTTTAGTAGTATCCAGATAAACTCAGGAGCCACGATGACTTTGGGCGGTAATATTTATATTAAAGGAAACTGGACAGACTTGGGGACTTTTGTGCCGAGTACCTATATCACTAACTTCAACGCAGTCAGCCCCAATATACAAACCATCTCTCGAGTTGGCGGAGAAACTTTTTCCAGTCTAACTGCATCGGTTACCGGGGCTACATTGTTTCTTGCAAACAATATTATGGTTACTAGCTTATTTACCATGGGTGGACATGGCATTAATTTGAACGGAAATACTTTGACCTTGGGGGATAATGCATCTGCCTCATTGACCCGTACTGCCGGAATTGCTTACGGGGGCACTTGGAAGAGATGGTTTCCTGCTTCTGCCATTACCAGTAGTTCAGGCGCTTACTTGGGATTGTTTCCGATTGGCACCTCTACCGATTATCGTCCGATCGCTATTAATACCACAGTAAGCCCCACCACTGCCGGATATGTGATGGCAACCCACGTGAGCGCTACCTCCATCACCTTGGTTACCTATACGGATAATGAAGGTCACAACATCCAGGACATTTCGGATATGAACTCTACTCTTTCCACTTCAGACTTAGCAGGAGGAACCTACAAGATAGATATGTATTTCACCGGTTTTATGAATGCTGGAGTTACTACTGATTTGAAGTTAGAAACCTATACGGGTGCCACTATGGGTTCGGCAGGAACCAGCGCGGCAACGACCGGTACGGTGATTAACCCTACCGTAAAAAGAACCTTGCTAACGGTTGCTGACTTGAACAATGTTTGGGTAATAGGAAGTAAAAATCTTGCCAGCACTCCTCTTCGCCAGTTTTACTTTTCGCGCAAGACCGGCAATTGGAATGACGTAACAATTGGAGCTGGAACCTGGTCTTATACTCCCGGTGGAGCTGGAGCCAGTTGTGATTGTACGCCTTCCGGTACCGGATATGCCATTATCAATAGCGGACATACCGTTACCATCACTTCAAACGCTTCGATAGATTATATCGAAATCAATTCGGGAGGAACGCTGAAAGACAATGGAACTGCTACCTTAACGGTGAATCGGGATATTCGTCTTTCCGGTACCGGCACATTCAATAATAGCAGTTCCTGGACGATTACAGGCGGTATGTATCTTGATTCAACATCTGCAACAACCAGTACAGGAACCATCACCATCAACGGAGATCTTAACATTCCGGCAGCAGCTATATATACTCAAACCTCCGGGACATTGAACCTTGTGGGAGATGGCATGATTGACGGAACCATCGTGGTGAGTACCGCTACAGTAAGTTTGAGTGGTAGTAGCACTGTATTAAGTGGTAACGGGGCTTTCATCAGTACCGGAACTTCTACTTTTAATATGAGCAATAACCGAGAAATATCTGTTGGTTCTAATCTGACCATAGGTTCTGCAGCCACCCCTGTAACATTTGCTATCACCGGCGCTAAAACGATGACTAATTATGGCACCGTTAAAATATATGGCAACCTTACCGGTACGGTTGCCGGTTCTACCTGGCTTAATGCGGCGAATTCATCACTTGAGGTAACCGGAAGTCTGCTGACCACCGGTACTCTGAATGTTTCATCCAGCCCCAATACAGTAAAATATAGCGGCACTGGCTCACAAACCATCAAGGCTCCTGCCAGTACATACTATCGCCTCGTGACTTCCAACTCAGGAACAAAATCTCTTCCTGCAAATATTGCGATTGATGATGCAGTTACCATTCAGGATTCTTCCATTTTGGATATGATCACCTACGTTTTGACCGGGTCTGCTGATTTGAACATGACTGGGAATAGTGAATTAAAATTGCAGCGCAGCACCAACGGAACCTATCCGGGATTAACGGGTGATTTCAACCTTTCTGGCGGTACGGTCACAATCAACCAAACCGCAAACACGGCCACCTTGGCTCCTGCCCGCTACCACCATGTTAAATTTACCGGCAGCCGTCCCTACGATATTTCAGGTGTGGCAAATATTGATGGTAATTTTACAGTCCAAGGATCTTCAACCTTGATTAATAATATGGAATTAACCGTAGGTGGGATATTTACTTATGCCAGTTCGGCTACTACAACGTTGAATGACGATTTGCACACAGGGGGTATTACGCTCTCCGCCGGGACATTAGCCGATGGAGGCAACACTATTTCTATTACCGATACAGCAGGATGGGAAAATAACGGTGGCACCTATAGTACGACCGGATTAGCCATTTTTTCCGGCCTTGTTCCCCAAAAGATTAAAGGAAATACATCCACCACCTTTAATGCGCTTGAAATAAATAACCCCTCGGGGGTCACTCTGAGCCTGAGTGGTTCTGCTTCTGCCATAGTGAGCGATGCGCTTATTTTAGCCAAAGGGCTGTTAACTACAACTACGGAACAAAAACTCATCATGCTCAATGGTTCTACGGCTTCCGGCGGCTCTGACATAGCCTATATCAATGGCCCGATGGTTAAAGTAGGCAACGATGATTTTGTATTTCCCATTGGTGGAGGAGGAAGATGGAGAAGAGTGGGCATCAGCGAAATCAGCGATAGCTTGACTGAAGTTACAGCCGAATATTTCCCTAGGGCATATTCCAACCTGACACCTATAGTTCCTCCATTATATAACATCAGCGATCGCGAATACTGGAATGTGAGCCGGGAAATATCCAGCGATTCGATAAAACTAACTTTATTCTGGGAGGATGTTATTCAATCGGATGGATGGGAATGTGACCATATTACTGTTGCTCACTGGAAAGACAATCAGTGGATAGATGAGCCGGCCAAAGTGGTCAGTGGTTCTTCTTGTAATTTGGGCGGCAAGGGAAGCATTCAAACTATCGGATACGTTAACTCATTTAGCCCTTTTACCCTTGGAGGATATACTCTCCACGCATTGCCGATTGAGTTGGTATCGTTTAATGCGATGCCTCAGAATAATTTTGTTCAAGCAAAATGGACGACAGCACTCGAGATTAACAATGATTATTTTACGCTAGAGCGAAGTGAAGACGCTGTCCACTTTGAAGAAGCTGGTCAAGTAGAAGGCGCTGGAAACAGCACCACCGAAATAGCTTATGAATTCACTGATGAACATCCATTTTACGGAACCTCATATTACAGGTTGAAACAAACAGATTTTGATGGGCAATACACCTACTCTAATATTGTTTCTGTAACAATGAAAAATGAAAGTAGGTTTACCTTATATCCCAACCCAACTCAAGGAGACATTTATTTGGGCATCACTCATCCTTCCGACAAAATAAATGTACAAATCTATGACCTAAACGGGCAAAAGGTCATGTCAGAAATTTTTGACGGCGAGACCGAAACTTCTGTTCAAACATTGAGTATTCATGTCAATCATCTATTGCCTCCAGGAATATATTTCGTCAAGATATCTACAGGGGACAGTAATGCAACTGAAAAGATGATTGTCCAATAA
- a CDS encoding GH3 auxin-responsive promoter family protein, which translates to MVSFWRNIAFRFYLKHFFSPEFTAEKSLRDQQQILNQLCRELSPTQLGAKLGLGHISTYEEFRNKIPVTQYDFYEPYIARIMAGEKSVMSSGVVKWLAKTAGTTSGKSKLIPITSRIIHRNHVRGVFFSLSKIHQIHQDFHLLNHKTLLLPGGIYETLPVSGITIGDISAIMALNVPFLYRSFYVPDLKTQTRPDWEGKLEQTVRQIIHEDVGTLSGVPTWHLATLQKMMHHVSFHKLTDVWKNLRLFIHGGVSFEPYRQQFEEIAGRTDFIFYEVYNATEGFFGIQKNSTGGDLLLLTENDIFYEFIPLRKYTTGNLEAIPLSEVEINIPYALLITASNGLVRYVVGDVLTFTNLHPFSFRITGRTQEYINAFGEDLLLANVENALMKACQISSCSVKEYTVAPFYINMQSKGRIQFLIEFSKAPENLKDFELNLDEQLKRENSNYAQKRSNNLALAPLELLSAPEGTFYRWMFAQNKLGGQNKVPRLVNGRRVMEELLQVIEQNIS; encoded by the coding sequence ATGGTTTCTTTTTGGCGCAACATCGCCTTTCGGTTTTATCTCAAGCATTTTTTTTCACCTGAATTTACAGCTGAAAAGTCATTGCGCGACCAGCAGCAGATATTAAATCAGCTTTGTCGCGAACTTTCTCCAACACAGTTAGGTGCTAAACTCGGTTTAGGTCACATTTCAACTTATGAGGAATTTAGAAATAAAATTCCTGTAACGCAATATGATTTCTATGAGCCCTACATCGCCCGTATTATGGCCGGCGAAAAAAGTGTAATGAGTTCCGGAGTGGTGAAGTGGCTGGCCAAAACAGCGGGCACTACAAGTGGCAAAAGCAAACTCATCCCAATTACTTCCCGGATCATTCATCGTAACCATGTTCGGGGTGTTTTTTTCAGCCTTTCAAAAATCCATCAAATCCATCAGGATTTTCATCTTTTGAACCATAAAACACTATTGCTTCCCGGAGGTATTTATGAAACCTTACCAGTTTCGGGAATCACCATTGGCGATATATCCGCCATTATGGCGCTGAATGTCCCCTTTCTCTATCGCTCCTTTTATGTCCCTGATTTGAAAACGCAGACACGTCCTGACTGGGAAGGAAAGTTGGAGCAAACCGTCCGACAAATCATTCATGAAGATGTAGGAACGTTAAGCGGGGTACCCACCTGGCATCTCGCTACCTTACAAAAAATGATGCATCATGTTTCTTTTCATAAACTAACAGACGTTTGGAAAAACCTCCGACTCTTTATTCACGGCGGAGTGAGCTTTGAGCCTTATCGGCAACAGTTTGAAGAAATAGCAGGTCGAACCGATTTTATCTTCTATGAAGTCTATAATGCTACTGAAGGCTTTTTTGGTATTCAAAAAAACAGCACAGGGGGAGATCTTTTGCTTTTGACTGAAAATGATATTTTCTATGAATTTATTCCTCTAAGAAAATACACTACCGGAAATCTTGAGGCTATCCCCCTTTCGGAAGTTGAAATTAATATTCCATACGCCTTGCTTATCACAGCTTCCAATGGGTTAGTGCGTTATGTGGTGGGTGACGTGCTGACTTTCACAAATCTTCATCCCTTTTCTTTTCGCATTACCGGCAGAACACAGGAATATATCAATGCTTTTGGAGAAGACCTCCTGCTTGCTAACGTAGAAAATGCACTGATGAAAGCCTGTCAAATCTCGTCTTGCTCAGTGAAAGAATATACCGTGGCGCCTTTCTATATCAACATGCAGTCTAAGGGGCGAATTCAATTCCTCATTGAGTTTTCAAAAGCGCCTGAAAATCTCAAAGATTTTGAACTTAACTTAGACGAACAACTCAAACGGGAAAACTCAAACTATGCCCAAAAAAGAAGTAACAATTTGGCGCTTGCCCCTCTGGAACTCCTCTCTGCTCCCGAAGGAACATTCTACCGATGGATGTTCGCACAAAATAAATTGGGCGGCCAAAATAAAGTCCCCAGGCTGGTGAATGGCAGAAGGGTGATGGAAGAATTATTACAAGTTATCGAACAAAATATATCATGA